A genomic segment from Roseibium algicola encodes:
- a CDS encoding MGH1-like glycoside hydrolase domain-containing protein, producing MAHSDLDQAAKAILTENDQGGYTIPTKGLYPYQWNWDSVFVALGFAEFDQDRAWQEIEMLFQGQWRDGMVPHILFRKDDPSYFPGPGVWGTDGGPIPSSGHSQPPVAASVVHSLVEADRTGKALERAKALLPKLMAWHRWYLAYRDPKNLGVIAVIHPWESGRDNLPDWDEALRAVEVKDIGPYERKDTSHVDPAMRPHKEDYDRYLSIVAACRKVGWDPEKVAETCPFFVADPGVTFIFLRANRDLLALAEKLGMSAEADEIRGWIAAMEKGSRTLWNDEVKAHVAFDERRGKQTDGISSASFLALYAGLHDPQTLGALQAHFDRIAERVEYLMPSYDPDHRSYEPLRYWRGPVWAMINYMIAKGFAEAGDAVRAERLRADTARLIETGGFAEYFSPETGAGAGGGSFSWTSAIWLTWASPSHAEQAA from the coding sequence GTGGCACACTCAGATCTAGACCAGGCGGCAAAGGCCATCCTGACCGAAAACGACCAGGGCGGGTACACGATCCCGACGAAGGGTCTTTATCCGTACCAGTGGAACTGGGATTCCGTCTTTGTCGCCCTGGGGTTTGCGGAATTCGACCAGGACCGGGCCTGGCAGGAAATCGAGATGCTGTTCCAGGGCCAGTGGCGCGACGGAATGGTGCCGCACATCCTGTTTCGCAAGGACGATCCGAGCTATTTTCCCGGACCGGGCGTGTGGGGAACCGACGGCGGTCCGATCCCGAGTTCCGGTCATTCCCAGCCGCCGGTGGCCGCGTCCGTCGTCCATAGCCTGGTGGAGGCTGACCGGACCGGCAAGGCACTGGAGCGGGCGAAGGCCTTGTTGCCGAAACTGATGGCCTGGCATCGCTGGTATCTTGCCTATCGCGACCCGAAAAACCTTGGTGTCATTGCCGTCATTCACCCCTGGGAATCCGGCCGGGACAATCTGCCGGACTGGGACGAGGCGCTGCGGGCGGTCGAGGTCAAGGACATTGGTCCTTATGAGCGGAAGGACACCTCTCATGTCGATCCGGCCATGCGGCCGCACAAGGAGGACTACGACCGCTATCTCAGCATTGTCGCTGCTTGCCGAAAGGTAGGCTGGGATCCGGAAAAAGTCGCTGAAACCTGCCCGTTCTTCGTTGCCGACCCGGGCGTTACCTTCATCTTCCTGCGCGCCAACCGGGATCTTCTCGCGCTGGCCGAAAAACTCGGCATGAGCGCGGAAGCCGACGAGATCCGAGGGTGGATCGCGGCGATGGAAAAAGGCAGCCGGACGCTTTGGAATGATGAGGTCAAGGCACATGTCGCTTTTGACGAGCGTCGCGGCAAGCAGACAGATGGCATCTCCAGTGCTTCCTTCCTGGCGCTCTATGCCGGGCTCCATGATCCGCAGACCCTTGGTGCGCTTCAGGCGCATTTCGACAGGATCGCGGAGCGGGTCGAATACCTGATGCCGTCCTATGATCCCGATCACCGCAGTTACGAGCCCTTGCGGTATTGGCGCGGACCGGTGTGGGCGATGATCAATTACATGATCGCGAAAGGCTTTGCCGAAGCAGGCGATGCCGTCCGAGCCGAACGACTGCGCGCCGACACCGCGCGGCTGATCGAAACCGGGGGCTTTGCGGAATATTTCAGCCCGGAAACGGGCGCAGGAGCAGGTGGCGGATCGTTCTCCTGGACGTCGGCCATCTGGCTGACCTGGGCTTCGCCTTCACACGCCGAGCAGGCAGCTTAA
- a CDS encoding ABC transporter ATP-binding protein yields the protein MGAIQLNKVEKWFGNLQVIKGIDLDIKDGEFVIFVGPSGCGKSTLLRLISGLEETSRGAIEIDGKDVTALPPSGRGLSMVFQSYALYPHMSVRENVGFGLKTAGFPKAEIDRKVNAAAEVLKLDEYLDRRPKALSGGQRQRVAIGRAIVREPSAFLFDEPLSNLDAALRVEMRFEVARLHKSLGTTMIYVTHDQVEAMTLADKIVVLQAGRIEQVGSPRELYERPDNLFVAQFIGSPKMNVLPCSLEEGRFSLRGHGGGPYPYAGSGQTPVKLGIRPEHISLATPGEGHCTGTVEVAEYLGADTFLYVALDGLETILVRISGAEDVEEGTRVGLTFDESRLHFFDGEDKAIR from the coding sequence ATGGGAGCGATCCAGCTCAACAAGGTTGAAAAGTGGTTCGGCAACCTGCAGGTCATCAAGGGCATCGACCTCGACATCAAGGATGGCGAATTCGTCATCTTTGTCGGACCGTCCGGCTGCGGGAAGTCGACACTGTTGCGTCTGATCTCAGGGCTTGAGGAAACCAGCCGTGGTGCTATCGAGATCGATGGCAAGGACGTCACTGCACTGCCGCCATCGGGGCGGGGACTGTCGATGGTCTTCCAGTCCTACGCGCTTTACCCGCATATGTCGGTGCGCGAGAACGTCGGTTTCGGTCTGAAGACGGCAGGCTTTCCCAAGGCGGAGATCGACCGCAAGGTGAATGCGGCTGCTGAAGTGCTGAAGCTGGACGAATATCTCGACCGGCGCCCCAAAGCGCTTTCGGGGGGACAACGCCAGCGGGTAGCCATCGGCCGCGCCATTGTTCGCGAGCCAAGTGCCTTCCTGTTCGATGAGCCGTTGTCGAACCTGGACGCAGCGCTTCGCGTTGAAATGCGTTTTGAGGTCGCCCGGCTCCACAAGAGCCTCGGCACCACCATGATCTACGTGACACACGATCAGGTGGAAGCCATGACGCTGGCCGACAAGATCGTGGTTTTGCAGGCCGGCAGGATCGAACAGGTCGGATCACCGCGCGAACTTTATGAACGGCCGGACAATCTGTTCGTGGCCCAGTTCATCGGTTCGCCGAAGATGAACGTGTTGCCCTGTTCACTCGAAGAAGGACGGTTTTCGCTGCGCGGGCATGGCGGCGGTCCTTATCCGTATGCCGGCAGCGGACAAACACCGGTGAAACTCGGCATCCGTCCGGAGCACATCAGCCTTGCAACACCGGGCGAGGGGCATTGCACCGGAACGGTGGAAGTGGCCGAATATCTGGGTGCAGACACTTTCCTTTACGTGGCGCTCGACGGGCTTGAAACGATCCTGGTGCGCATCAGCGGTGCCGAAGACGTGGAGGAGGGCACTCGTGTTGGTCTGACCTTCGACGAGAGCCGCCTGCATTTCTTCGACGGCGAAGACAAGGCTATCCGCTAA
- a CDS encoding serine protease gives MRSFLHAIVFLLVSAGTVQAGYDQSKDWFHARDWRERVRIQFLLVFTGDYASQVDGTFGRLTYNALTTFQKHRDFTPNGVLDDEQMQILQRDGLDLVERVGFETYKDPVSGLQLGVPGKLFEPSTQTPRGHLWRAYDNSIELETLQVSAEETDYAALYKRLTDTSDGRTVEHKQFRNDYFVVSGRQDGRDFYLRMMKTSSDSRGFSLAWQARHAVFMDRVAVAMSNSMTFYDGTDEEKLDAVTSAPGLQVLEEDSSSDPLPKGARKDIIGRKTSSSGSGYFLTSEGHIGTNAHVVGNCRSLDIPGHGTARLVKADTENDLAILQLDSGKSDDVAQFRSKQPIVRGEEIFVIGYPFAQILDNNLNFTPGMISSLAGVKGDSRHFMLTAPVQPGNSGGPVLDRTGAVVGTVVSRLDKFKTLKLAGDLPENVNFAVRGKLMAEFMEDLGLAPSYNTITNIKSPTRIDEEASQYTVLVLCRN, from the coding sequence ATGCGTTCGTTTCTTCATGCCATCGTGTTTTTGCTGGTATCAGCCGGCACCGTGCAGGCAGGTTACGATCAGTCCAAGGACTGGTTCCATGCCAGGGACTGGCGAGAACGGGTCCGGATCCAGTTCCTGCTGGTCTTTACGGGAGACTACGCCTCACAGGTGGACGGAACCTTCGGCAGGCTCACCTATAACGCGCTCACAACTTTCCAGAAGCACCGGGACTTCACCCCGAACGGTGTGCTCGACGACGAGCAGATGCAGATCCTCCAGCGCGATGGTCTCGACCTTGTCGAACGGGTTGGTTTTGAAACCTACAAGGACCCCGTTTCCGGATTGCAGCTCGGCGTTCCGGGCAAGCTCTTCGAGCCGTCCACCCAGACGCCGCGCGGGCACCTCTGGCGGGCCTACGACAACAGCATCGAACTGGAAACCCTGCAGGTTTCGGCGGAAGAAACCGACTACGCGGCCCTCTACAAGCGTCTGACCGATACCAGCGACGGGCGGACCGTGGAGCACAAGCAATTCCGGAATGACTACTTCGTCGTCTCCGGTCGGCAGGATGGACGTGATTTCTACCTGCGCATGATGAAGACCTCTTCTGACAGCCGCGGTTTTTCGCTTGCCTGGCAGGCACGCCATGCCGTCTTCATGGACCGCGTGGCAGTTGCCATGTCGAACAGCATGACGTTTTACGACGGAACAGATGAGGAGAAACTGGACGCGGTTACATCAGCTCCGGGCCTGCAGGTTCTGGAAGAGGACAGCAGCAGCGATCCGCTTCCCAAGGGAGCACGCAAGGATATTATCGGCCGCAAGACCTCCTCCTCCGGCAGCGGCTATTTCCTGACGAGCGAAGGCCACATCGGCACCAATGCGCATGTGGTCGGCAACTGCCGCTCGCTGGATATTCCAGGCCACGGAACTGCGAGGCTGGTGAAGGCGGACACGGAAAACGACCTCGCGATCCTGCAGCTCGACAGCGGCAAGTCGGATGATGTTGCGCAGTTCCGCTCAAAACAGCCGATCGTTCGCGGAGAGGAGATTTTCGTGATCGGCTATCCCTTTGCCCAGATCCTGGACAACAACCTGAACTTCACTCCCGGCATGATCTCGTCGCTGGCAGGGGTCAAGGGCGACAGCCGTCATTTCATGCTGACAGCACCGGTACAGCCAGGCAATTCAGGTGGCCCGGTTCTGGACAGGACGGGAGCCGTCGTCGGCACCGTTGTGTCTCGTCTGGACAAGTTCAAGACGCTCAAGCTGGCCGGTGACCTGCCGGAAAACGTGAATTTCGCGGTCAGGGGCAAGCTGATGGCGGAGTTCATGGAAGATCTCGGCCTGGCGCCTTCCTACAACACCATCACCAACATCAAGAGCCCGACCCGGATCGACGAGGAGGCTTCTCAATACACCGTGCTGGTGCTCTGCCGGAACTGA